Proteins encoded together in one Penaeus vannamei isolate JL-2024 chromosome 9, ASM4276789v1, whole genome shotgun sequence window:
- the LOC113809847 gene encoding uncharacterized protein: MWKEVLLVGFASVVLQAPQAQSAAESVPFPGYLPGENVRAKAPEGDGGPNDIYAHLPVRRPELDDDQVVIYPHSLVFEYGQDPEHHIYEVHSAKELANLAHSKHDKHGKHAHDHHHHDKGTKEAAAKGTPKNLKPAPPVSKSVPPPPPPSPRPAHPHPLPPQRPHSYGPPPPPPHGSYPPPPGAYPPPRPYPYQAHRG; the protein is encoded by the exons ATG TGGAAGGAAGTACTGCTAGTTGGCTTTGCGAGTGTTGTCCTGCAGGCCCCGCAGGCACAGAGCGCAGCAGAGAGCGTACCCTTCCCCGGCTATCTTCCAGGCGAGAATGTCAG GGCGAAGGCACCCGAAGGAGACGGAGGCCCCAATGACATCTACGCCCATCTACCTGTACGGCGTCCCGAGCTGGACGACGATCAGGTAGTCATCTACCCGCACAGTCTGGTCTTCGAGTACGGCCAAGACCCAGAGCATCACATCTACGAAGTGCACTCGGCCAAGGAACTGGCCAATCTCGCACACTCCAAGCACGACAAGCATGGCAAGCACGCACACGACCACCACCATCACGATAAGGGCACCAAGGAAGCAGCAGCCAAAGGCACACCCAAGAACCTCAAGCCCGCCCCTCCTGTCAGCAagtctgttcctcctcctcctcctccttctcctcgtcctgctcacccccatcccctcccacctcagCGCCCCCATTCCTatggccctccccctcctcctccccatggatcctaccctcctcctcccggcgcctatcctcctcctcgtccctatcCCTACCAAGCTCACCGCGGTTAG
- the LOC113809846 gene encoding uncharacterized protein: protein MSVFRMQMEVIEDEGEDKDEDRVEDEVEEGGVRVEDDDDHWDEYLDEDEVEEDGVGVEYEDEDKDEDRVEDEVEEDGVRVEDDDDEWDEYLDEDEVEEDGVGVEDEGEDKDEDRVEDEVEEDGVRVEDDGDDWDEYLDEDEVEEDGVGVEGEDEDKDEDRVEDGVRVEDDDDDWDEYLDEDEVEEDGVGVEEDGDDWDEDLDRTRGSSDLVVRFWLSLRMRMDNFARSDQVDCRIKDWIIGRIAGNVKGPCWNLDKA from the exons ATGTCCGTCTTCAGGATGCAGATGGAGGTGATCGAGGACGAGGGTGAGGATAAGGACGAAGACCGggttgaggacgaggttgaggagggCGGGGTTAGGGTtgaggatgacgatgatcattGGGACGAATATCTGgatgaggacgaggttgaggaggacgggGTTGGGGTTGAGtacgaggatgaggataaggacgaAGACCGggttgaggacgaggttgaggaggacgggGTTAGGgttgaggatgacgatgatgagtgGGACGAATATCTGgatgaggacgaggttgaggaggacgggGTTGGGGTTGAGGACGAGGGTGAGGATAAGGACGAAGACCGggttgaggacgaggttgaggaggacgggGTTAGGGTTGAGGATGACGGTGATGATTGGGACGAATACCTGgatgaggacgaggttgaggaggacggggttggggttgagggcgaggatgaggataaggacgaAGACCGGGTTGAGGACGGGGTTAGGgttgaggatgacgatgatgattgggACGAATACCTGGacgaggacgaggttgaggaggacgggGTTGGGGTTGAGGAGGACGGTGATGATTGGGACGAGGACCTGGATAGGACGAG AGGATCCTCGGATTTGGTGGTGAGGTTCTGGTTAAgtctgaggatgaggatggacaACTTCGCAAGATCGGATCAAGTTGACTGTAGGATAAAGGACTGGATAATTGGCAGGATTGCAGGGAATGTTAAGGGTCCTTGCTGGAACTTGGATAAAGCGTAG